In a single window of the Thermoplasmatales archaeon genome:
- a CDS encoding TCP-1/cpn60 chaperonin family protein has protein sequence MLGGQTPILILKEGTQREQGKNAQKNNIEAAKAIADAIRTTLGPKGMDKMLVDSIGDIIISNDGATILKEMDVDHPTAKMIVEVAKSQDMAVGDGTTTAVVFAGELLKQADVLLDQGVHSTVITNGFRLAANEVEKVMEKTAIGSRDDETLRKIATTALSGKNIGLSSDFLADLVVKAVNAVAEDRDGKIIVDPANIKVDKKNGGSVDDTEYINGLVIDKEKVHSKMPSVVKGAKIALIDSALEIKKTEIEAKVQITDPSKIQDFLSQESETFKTMVDKVKKSGANVVLCQKGIDDLAQHYLAKEGIYGVRRVKKSDMEKLSKATGAKIITNLDDLTESALGSAEKVEEKKIGDDRMTFITGCANPKAVSILIRGGTEHVISEIERSLNDAIRVVAITKEDGKHLPGGGAIEAELAMKMRNFANTVGGREQLAIEAFAKALEIIPRTLAENAGMDPINTLIKLKAAHDKGQVTAGIDINNNEIGDMEKLGVYDPLRVKRQAVESAVEVSTMILRIDDVVASKKSSGPEGGAPGGPGGMGGMGGMGGMPPY, from the coding sequence ATGTTAGGTGGTCAAACGCCAATCTTAATTTTAAAGGAAGGTACACAAAGAGAACAGGGAAAAAATGCACAGAAGAACAACATAGAAGCAGCCAAGGCAATCGCTGATGCAATCAGAACGACACTCGGTCCAAAAGGCATGGATAAGATGCTTGTGGACTCTATTGGCGATATAATAATTTCGAATGATGGTGCTACTATATTAAAAGAAATGGATGTTGATCATCCAACTGCGAAGATGATTGTCGAGGTTGCCAAGTCGCAGGACATGGCTGTCGGTGACGGAACAACAACTGCTGTTGTGTTCGCTGGAGAACTTCTCAAGCAGGCGGACGTACTTCTGGACCAGGGAGTTCACTCCACAGTGATAACGAACGGATTCAGATTAGCCGCAAATGAAGTTGAGAAAGTAATGGAAAAAACCGCTATCGGTTCAAGAGACGACGAAACACTCAGGAAGATAGCAACTACTGCACTTTCTGGTAAGAATATCGGTCTCTCAAGTGATTTCCTTGCAGACCTTGTCGTGAAAGCAGTCAATGCAGTCGCTGAGGATCGCGACGGGAAGATCATTGTAGATCCCGCTAATATAAAAGTAGATAAGAAAAACGGTGGCAGCGTCGACGACACCGAGTATATCAACGGTCTAGTAATCGATAAGGAAAAAGTTCATTCTAAGATGCCTTCGGTTGTAAAAGGGGCGAAAATTGCTTTGATAGATTCTGCACTCGAGATAAAGAAGACCGAGATTGAGGCTAAAGTCCAGATAACCGATCCATCAAAGATTCAGGATTTCCTGAGCCAGGAATCTGAGACCTTTAAGACAATGGTGGACAAGGTCAAGAAGAGCGGTGCAAACGTGGTTCTGTGCCAGAAAGGCATCGATGACCTAGCTCAGCATTATCTCGCAAAAGAAGGAATATACGGTGTTCGCAGGGTCAAGAAAAGCGACATGGAAAAACTGTCAAAAGCAACAGGTGCCAAGATTATAACCAACCTCGATGATCTTACCGAATCTGCTCTTGGAAGCGCCGAAAAGGTAGAAGAGAAGAAGATAGGCGATGACAGGATGACATTCATTACCGGATGCGCAAATCCAAAGGCTGTTAGTATTCTCATACGTGGTGGAACGGAGCATGTAATATCTGAGATAGAGCGTTCTCTAAACGATGCCATAAGAGTCGTTGCAATAACGAAAGAGGATGGCAAGCATCTTCCAGGTGGAGGCGCCATTGAAGCTGAGCTCGCCATGAAGATGAGGAACTTCGCAAATACCGTTGGGGGAAGGGAGCAGCTTGCAATTGAGGCATTTGCCAAGGCACTTGAAATCATACCTAGGACTCTGGCGGAAAATGCAGGTATGGATCCAATAAACACGCTCATAAAGCTAAAAGCGGCCCACGATAAGGGACAGGTTACTGCAGGAATAGACATCAACAACAATGAAATCGGCGACATGGAAAAGCTTGGTGTCTACGATCCACTCCGGGTCAAAAGACAGGCTGTCGAGAGTGCGGTAGAAGTATCCACCATGATTCTAAGAATAGACGATGTGGTAGCCAGTAAGAAATCGTCTGGGCCCGAAGGTGGAGCACCCGGTGGACCTGGTGGAATGGGCGGCATGGGTGGTATGGGTGGAATGCCACCATACTGA
- a CDS encoding thiolase domain-containing protein, which translates to MKDKSKNVYMVSGGVTKFAKATPEMDFRLRVKKAFDYAMNDINMPLSEIDGSVASYFSDHFQRQLMAGIMVQDYLGLTPKPSKRIEGGGATGGLAFQTGYEEIASGRMNTCAVFGFESMSHVNTWKGNEFIALASDTNFDYPVGGFYTGYYAMMAVRHMHEFGTTVEQLAKVSIKNHKNAKHNPYSQSPMDLTVDMVRNSPMVSYPLTRLDVCTMSDGAAVSILASEEKAFELTDHPVLIKSIGTGTDTMRLSDRPFGKVPLLPNEKESDYRDLKYPGIHSFRAGRTAAIEAYKGAGITDPLEELDVIELHDAYTSSEIQTYEDLGLCKYGEGGKFVEEGKSELNGKVAVNPSGGLLACGHPVGATGIMQSVFMFWQLQHTINKHFKDDYLQVNNAKRGLIHSHAGTGTYVTATVMEAV; encoded by the coding sequence ATGAAAGATAAGTCAAAGAATGTTTACATGGTGAGTGGAGGTGTGACAAAGTTCGCAAAGGCCACCCCTGAAATGGATTTTCGTCTCAGGGTTAAAAAAGCTTTTGATTACGCAATGAATGATATTAACATGCCACTTTCAGAGATAGATGGTTCTGTCGCCTCTTATTTTTCGGACCATTTCCAGAGGCAGCTTATGGCCGGGATTATGGTTCAGGATTATCTGGGCCTAACTCCGAAACCGAGTAAGAGGATTGAAGGTGGCGGAGCGACCGGAGGACTTGCTTTCCAGACAGGATATGAGGAAATAGCGTCCGGTAGGATGAATACATGTGCGGTTTTTGGTTTCGAAAGCATGTCTCACGTGAATACATGGAAGGGAAATGAGTTTATAGCCCTTGCCAGCGACACAAACTTTGACTATCCAGTGGGTGGTTTCTACACCGGGTATTACGCTATGATGGCCGTGAGGCATATGCACGAGTTCGGGACAACGGTAGAACAACTGGCAAAAGTATCAATCAAAAATCACAAAAACGCGAAACACAACCCTTACTCCCAAAGTCCAATGGATCTGACGGTAGATATGGTTCGTAATTCTCCGATGGTATCTTATCCTTTGACCAGACTGGATGTCTGTACAATGTCTGATGGTGCAGCAGTTTCAATCCTCGCCTCTGAAGAAAAGGCGTTTGAGCTAACAGACCATCCCGTGCTGATAAAAAGCATAGGAACCGGAACAGATACCATGCGTCTCTCTGATAGGCCGTTTGGAAAGGTGCCGCTCCTCCCAAACGAGAAAGAATCGGATTATCGTGATCTGAAATATCCAGGAATCCATTCATTCAGGGCCGGCAGGACGGCGGCTATAGAAGCTTACAAGGGCGCGGGAATAACTGATCCATTGGAAGAACTTGACGTTATAGAGCTTCATGATGCCTATACCTCGTCCGAGATACAGACGTATGAAGATCTAGGATTATGCAAGTACGGGGAAGGCGGCAAATTTGTAGAGGAAGGAAAATCTGAACTAAACGGTAAGGTTGCCGTGAATCCATCTGGAGGTTTGCTGGCCTGCGGTCATCCGGTTGGAGCAACCGGAATAATGCAGAGTGTATTCATGTTTTGGCAGCTGCAGCACACCATAAACAAGCATTTTAAAGACGATTATCTCCAGGTCAATAATGCCAAGCGTGGCCTTATTCACAGTCATGCGGGTACAGGAACGTATGTGACTGCTACAGTTATGGAGGCGGTATAA
- a CDS encoding exosome complex RNA-binding protein Csl4, translated as MDKKERKIVIPGEEIATTEEYVPGRNTYEDHGKIISLIYGFLDISERDLTVSVLSIKTKPKIFVGAIVYGRVVEVERGRAVIEVSVMVDKDHNLVEYVAIGRADLPRQKESDRDSGMMIGDLVRGKVIGIYKSELKIGLLGKNLGVLKTICPKCRTTMIRKGSVLFCPNCERTESRRVAEDYGDIVPEGVVR; from the coding sequence ATGGATAAAAAAGAAAGAAAAATAGTGATACCCGGTGAAGAAATAGCTACTACAGAAGAGTACGTTCCGGGAAGGAATACCTATGAAGATCATGGCAAGATTATCTCGCTCATTTACGGATTTCTCGACATTAGCGAAAGAGATCTCACAGTTTCAGTTTTATCGATAAAGACCAAACCGAAGATTTTTGTTGGTGCCATCGTGTATGGAAGGGTTGTAGAAGTTGAGAGGGGGAGAGCGGTTATCGAGGTGTCCGTAATGGTCGATAAGGATCATAATCTAGTGGAATACGTTGCCATAGGGCGTGCCGATCTTCCAAGACAGAAGGAAAGCGACAGGGATTCCGGAATGATGATCGGCGACCTTGTAAGAGGAAAAGTCATAGGAATCTATAAATCGGAATTGAAGATAGGGTTGCTCGGTAAGAATCTCGGAGTGCTTAAAACAATATGCCCGAAATGCAGGACAACCATGATACGGAAGGGCTCCGTGCTATTTTGCCCAAACTGTGAAAGAACGGAATCTAGAAGAGTAGCCGAGGACTACGGGGATATCGTGCCAGAAGGTGTAGTGAGATGA
- a CDS encoding FAD-dependent thymidylate synthase → MSEFSNEDKDVFIVKLEKMIDRGALLSRYSRTSNLDIRDVYRKEFIGNEDRGKNFYKKVFLEYGDESVSELVTAQVAVQGVSNVLSKTAEELRVGLSFLEKSSRYVRYDKKVNGRYLFADGKSIGIPDKFHEQYESLCNSLFDLYSAAYSSAIEFYRKKFPIETLSFTDDNGSNIQIKDLKGDDFEDSKKSYESALRARALDDLRYLLPASTLTNIGISGNARSYVNLIQKLKSSQLPEYQRVASSLYAELESEFPNLIDSAVNSHGESTINYVSSLKTINIPQIKSSGKIDPLVKLASFESQDHVARRVAAVIAFKMQDKPFTDAISEFSTMDMRRIESIYNQIANLRKNRRDKLPREFEIARYLFEVNTNYGAFRDMQRHRFLSIVRQYLSCNHGYDTPTFFRNGEFSDRFMELMENAKELNERLRMESGPEIAQYCVPFAYHYPISVEADLRELVYFCELRSTPQAHEDLRHVAMDICHSVENVHPIFKPLFKFVDFSSYSLGRLTSEQRSIRKLRDVSNQ, encoded by the coding sequence GTGTCAGAATTCTCGAACGAAGACAAAGATGTTTTCATTGTGAAACTTGAAAAGATGATTGACAGAGGAGCATTGCTTTCCCGATACAGCCGTACTTCCAATCTCGATATACGCGATGTATATCGAAAGGAATTCATTGGTAACGAAGACCGCGGAAAGAATTTTTACAAAAAAGTATTCCTGGAATACGGAGACGAATCCGTTTCAGAGCTCGTGACTGCGCAGGTCGCTGTCCAGGGTGTTTCAAATGTGCTTTCGAAAACCGCTGAGGAACTGCGTGTAGGGCTATCTTTTCTTGAGAAATCGTCCAGGTATGTTCGGTACGACAAGAAAGTCAATGGAAGATACCTTTTTGCAGATGGCAAAAGCATAGGCATACCAGATAAGTTTCACGAACAGTACGAATCTCTATGCAATTCCTTGTTCGATCTCTATTCAGCAGCCTATTCATCTGCCATTGAATTTTACAGGAAGAAATTTCCCATCGAGACACTTTCATTCACGGATGATAACGGGAGCAACATACAGATCAAGGATCTTAAAGGTGACGATTTTGAAGATTCTAAGAAGTCTTATGAAAGTGCCCTGAGGGCACGGGCACTTGACGATCTTAGGTATCTCCTGCCCGCTTCAACGCTAACAAACATAGGAATATCCGGGAATGCCCGATCCTACGTCAACCTTATTCAGAAATTGAAATCATCACAGTTGCCAGAATACCAGCGTGTAGCCTCTTCTCTTTATGCAGAACTGGAGTCAGAGTTTCCAAACCTGATAGATTCTGCTGTGAATAGCCATGGTGAATCCACAATAAATTATGTATCATCCCTTAAGACAATAAACATACCGCAGATTAAAAGCTCGGGAAAGATCGATCCTCTGGTAAAACTCGCCTCTTTTGAATCCCAGGATCACGTGGCGAGACGTGTGGCAGCAGTGATTGCGTTTAAAATGCAGGATAAGCCTTTTACTGATGCCATCTCGGAGTTCAGCACAATGGATATGAGGCGTATAGAATCGATATACAACCAGATTGCGAATCTCAGAAAAAACAGGAGAGATAAACTTCCGAGGGAATTTGAAATTGCAAGATACCTCTTTGAGGTGAATACCAACTATGGAGCTTTCAGGGACATGCAACGACACAGATTTTTAAGCATCGTAAGACAGTACCTTTCATGCAATCATGGATATGATACTCCCACATTCTTCAGGAATGGGGAATTTTCCGATCGCTTCATGGAACTGATGGAAAACGCAAAAGAGCTTAATGAGAGGTTGAGAATGGAATCTGGCCCGGAGATTGCGCAGTATTGTGTACCATTTGCCTACCATTATCCTATTAGCGTAGAAGCTGATCTGCGTGAGCTCGTATACTTTTGCGAGTTACGGTCTACTCCGCAGGCTCACGAAGATCTGAGACACGTTGCTATGGATATATGTCATTCCGTTGAAAATGTTCATCCAATCTTCAAGCCCCTTTTCAAGTTTGTTGATTTTTCCAGCTACAGCCTTGGAAGACTAACATCAGAACAGAGATCTATAAGGAAATTGCGGGACGTTTCGAATCAGTGA
- a CDS encoding METTL5 family protein encodes MQEIRSKKELEIFLQKLKGNRAYRIDLEQYPTDTIVASNILNTAYLDGNIEEKMVADLGSGNGIFAVGAALLGAKKVYAVESDPTLVEVLKENAKGLNIEILNEDVSKFNSPVDTVIMNPPFGSVMTHSDRKFLKKAVESAGVIYSIHNSKSSEYVEKFYKAHGEIIRKYKTAITVPRIYKHHTMDRAKVDCVVFTLTVDHP; translated from the coding sequence ATGCAGGAAATAAGATCAAAGAAAGAGCTTGAAATATTTCTTCAGAAGCTAAAGGGGAATAGGGCTTATCGCATTGACCTTGAACAGTACCCAACTGATACGATCGTCGCTTCCAACATTTTGAACACCGCGTATCTGGATGGGAACATTGAAGAAAAGATGGTTGCTGATCTTGGATCTGGAAATGGGATTTTTGCTGTCGGAGCTGCTCTGTTAGGAGCTAAGAAAGTATATGCAGTTGAATCGGATCCAACTCTGGTTGAAGTCTTGAAGGAAAATGCGAAAGGATTGAATATAGAAATATTGAATGAAGATGTCTCAAAATTTAATTCACCAGTAGATACGGTAATAATGAACCCGCCATTCGGATCAGTGATGACGCATTCCGATAGAAAATTCCTAAAAAAAGCGGTTGAATCGGCTGGAGTGATCTATTCAATTCACAACTCTAAGTCTTCGGAATACGTGGAAAAATTCTATAAGGCACATGGTGAGATAATTAGAAAATACAAGACAGCAATAACTGTTCCAAGGATTTACAAACATCACACAATGGATCGGGCAAAAGTAGACTGTGTTGTCTTTACCTTAACGGTGGATCATCCATAG
- the sucC gene encoding ADP-forming succinate--CoA ligase subunit beta produces the protein MNLYEYMGKDIFRRYGIPVPDSYVVEKESDLRKFERPSVVKSQILLGGRGKSGGIKFAKNQKELEDGVHELLGSKIRGLSVTKVLIEDMLNIKHEYYVSISLNRSERSPFIIASSSGGVEIESVPKEKIFTRKIDPLLGYSDYVGREAVKFMGLDSKLGPQFKAILSKLFTVFNEEDCELVEINPLVETADGKLIAADAKVIMDSDSMFRHKDINVIDPEKTPLELEAQSKGYAFVELDGDIGVIANGAGLTMATMDALTLHKGKPRNFLDLGGTDSVDIVVEAFELVLKANPKSILVNIFGGVTKADTVANGIVAAKEKFNIMKPIVVRLSGVHEDEAREILKRNGIEPFSMMMPAIEQVVKRTGEIE, from the coding sequence TTGAATCTTTATGAATACATGGGTAAGGATATATTTCGGAGATATGGTATACCGGTACCGGACAGTTATGTCGTAGAAAAGGAATCCGATTTAAGGAAATTTGAAAGGCCATCTGTTGTAAAATCACAGATACTACTTGGTGGCCGTGGCAAGTCAGGAGGAATAAAATTTGCAAAAAATCAGAAGGAGCTCGAAGATGGTGTTCACGAACTTCTTGGATCAAAAATCAGAGGACTATCCGTAACCAAAGTTCTGATAGAAGATATGCTCAACATCAAGCATGAATACTATGTCAGCATATCACTGAACCGCTCGGAGAGATCTCCATTTATTATTGCTAGTTCGTCGGGAGGCGTAGAAATAGAATCTGTCCCGAAGGAAAAGATCTTCACGCGAAAGATAGACCCTCTCTTGGGTTATTCGGACTATGTTGGGCGTGAGGCTGTAAAATTTATGGGTTTAGACTCGAAGCTCGGTCCTCAATTCAAGGCGATACTGTCGAAGCTTTTCACAGTTTTTAATGAGGAGGACTGTGAGCTTGTTGAGATCAATCCATTGGTGGAGACGGCAGATGGAAAGCTTATTGCAGCAGATGCAAAAGTTATCATGGACAGCGATTCTATGTTCAGGCACAAGGACATAAACGTCATCGACCCGGAGAAAACACCTCTAGAGCTGGAGGCACAGTCAAAGGGATATGCTTTCGTGGAACTCGACGGTGACATCGGTGTCATTGCAAACGGTGCCGGATTGACGATGGCAACAATGGATGCGTTAACTCTTCATAAGGGTAAACCAAGAAATTTCCTTGATCTTGGTGGCACGGATAGCGTTGACATTGTTGTTGAAGCCTTCGAACTGGTCCTGAAAGCTAATCCTAAATCAATACTTGTCAATATATTCGGTGGTGTAACAAAAGCTGATACCGTTGCCAACGGAATCGTTGCCGCAAAAGAAAAGTTCAACATCATGAAACCCATAGTTGTGCGACTTAGCGGAGTACACGAGGATGAGGCCAGAGAGATACTTAAACGAAACGGAATTGAGCCATTTTCAATGATGATGCCTGCTATAGAGCAGGTAGTTAAGAGGACAGGTGAGATAGAATGA
- the argF gene encoding ornithine carbamoyltransferase — MMKDVLSVLDMKDDLGDLVAKSVRFKRDRYTPVEGMQNKVLGMIFEKPSTRTRTSLETAMVQMGGYAIYLNPNDMQLGRGETVEDTGKVLSRLVDVISYRAFSHEKMVELARSSSVPVINALDDLEHPLQIVADFATILEKKGRTNNLKFSYVGDGNNMSNSLILASAILGTDISVARPKGYGPNQSLLDAALKIARETKSKIEILEDPVKAVEGADVIYTDVWVSMGEEKEREARERLFMPYQVNSDLCEHADKNYIFMHCLPAHRGLEVSAEIADGVHSVIFDEAEYRLHSSKAVISSLLSV; from the coding sequence ATGATGAAAGATGTGCTTTCTGTACTGGACATGAAGGATGATCTGGGAGATCTTGTAGCCAAGTCTGTTAGGTTTAAGCGAGATCGTTATACACCTGTTGAAGGCATGCAGAACAAAGTTCTTGGCATGATTTTTGAAAAGCCTAGCACGAGGACAAGGACGTCTCTTGAGACTGCAATGGTACAGATGGGAGGTTATGCCATATACTTGAATCCTAATGACATGCAGCTTGGGCGAGGAGAAACTGTGGAAGACACCGGCAAGGTCCTGTCGAGACTCGTTGATGTCATATCTTATAGGGCCTTTTCACATGAGAAAATGGTCGAACTCGCTCGTTCATCGTCCGTTCCGGTGATCAACGCTCTCGATGATCTTGAACACCCTCTGCAAATAGTGGCAGATTTCGCAACCATTCTTGAAAAGAAAGGAAGAACAAATAACTTAAAATTCAGTTATGTCGGGGACGGCAACAACATGAGTAATTCCCTTATCCTTGCTTCAGCTATCCTCGGAACTGACATCTCCGTAGCCAGACCAAAAGGATATGGGCCAAATCAGAGTCTGCTTGATGCAGCTCTAAAGATTGCAAGGGAAACTAAGTCAAAGATAGAAATTCTCGAGGATCCAGTTAAAGCAGTTGAAGGTGCAGACGTAATATACACGGACGTTTGGGTCTCCATGGGCGAAGAAAAAGAGAGGGAGGCCAGGGAAAGGTTATTCATGCCGTACCAGGTGAATTCTGATCTCTGCGAGCATGCAGATAAAAATTACATATTCATGCACTGCCTCCCGGCACACAGAGGTCTTGAGGTTTCGGCAGAGATAGCAGACGGGGTGCATAGCGTAATATTCGATGAAGCAGAATACAGGCTACATTCATCCAAAGCGGTGATAAGTTCCCTTTTATCAGTCTGA
- a CDS encoding Zn-ribbon domain-containing OB-fold protein: MTIDPNAKMPETQNGTEVYNTDPLTVKSHYEIDYIHSYAQDSEFFRALGKKKLMGSKCKKCGYKYATPRSHCMMCGAETEWFELPNEGKVHSFTTCYFGSEEFLPETPFNLVMVEFEGVDSLFMSRLIGASQEDIYVGMKVKAKFKRIQKFSPTDVYFVPVVEK, from the coding sequence ATGACAATCGATCCTAATGCAAAAATGCCAGAAACCCAGAACGGGACAGAGGTGTACAACACGGATCCTCTTACAGTTAAATCCCACTATGAAATAGATTACATACACAGCTACGCTCAAGATTCTGAATTCTTTAGAGCACTCGGAAAAAAGAAACTGATGGGAAGCAAATGCAAGAAATGCGGATACAAATATGCAACGCCCAGGAGTCATTGCATGATGTGTGGTGCAGAAACAGAATGGTTTGAGCTTCCAAATGAGGGGAAGGTCCATTCATTCACCACCTGCTATTTCGGAAGCGAAGAATTCCTTCCTGAGACACCGTTTAATCTCGTAATGGTGGAATTCGAAGGCGTTGACTCCCTCTTTATGTCGAGGCTCATAGGAGCTTCGCAGGAAGACATATATGTAGGCATGAAAGTAAAAGCAAAGTTTAAGAGAATACAAAAATTCAGTCCCACCGATGTGTATTTTGTTCCAGTCGTTGAGAAATAA
- a CDS encoding RNA-binding protein translates to MIMPMKVLEENLNKHVALLLKDNRVLDGVLTGYDDYMNMVLDEVEEAGEESTKKLGTVIVRGSNVVRIVPK, encoded by the coding sequence ATGATAATGCCAATGAAGGTTCTGGAAGAAAATTTGAACAAGCACGTTGCGTTACTACTGAAGGACAATAGAGTTCTGGATGGTGTCCTGACAGGGTATGATGACTATATGAATATGGTTCTAGATGAGGTGGAAGAGGCAGGCGAAGAATCCACAAAGAAACTTGGAACTGTTATAGTCCGGGGCAGTAACGTAGTTCGCATCGTTCCAAAATAA
- a CDS encoding DUF2250 domain-containing protein — translation MDPKIRELAEDYRLTAVLRHMSVAKVDYAKNVRKYTEIPLIAVNTYLEILLKYRYLTHYTNTSIKRSSAKLKKSAEVHKHHTYYEITREGEIALKSLTPLVYLKLLDSTNLENLLYFRKLGSSRDPKLSKMGLLDKENNITNLGRDILEEACRKKLIDCR, via the coding sequence ATGGATCCGAAAATTAGGGAACTTGCTGAAGATTACAGGCTCACTGCTGTGCTCCGCCATATGTCTGTAGCTAAAGTAGACTACGCAAAGAATGTGAGGAAATACACAGAAATACCACTCATCGCTGTCAATACGTATTTGGAAATTCTCCTTAAATATAGATACCTTACGCATTACACAAACACTTCGATCAAGAGGAGCTCGGCAAAATTAAAGAAGAGTGCCGAAGTCCACAAACACCACACATACTACGAAATCACTCGCGAAGGTGAAATTGCACTTAAGAGTTTGACACCACTCGTTTATTTGAAATTACTCGATTCTACGAACCTTGAGAATTTGCTTTATTTTAGAAAATTAGGTTCCAGTAGAGATCCTAAACTCTCAAAAATGGGCCTATTGGATAAAGAAAACAACATAACCAACTTAGGCAGGGATATCCTTGAAGAAGCTTGCAGAAAAAAATTGATAGATTGTAGGTAG
- the sucD gene encoding succinate--CoA ligase subunit alpha, translating to MSVLVNKDTRVIVQGITGHQGAFHAGEMLKFGTKLVGGTSPGKGGTMFQNNVPVFDSVSDAMSQHPDATMVSVAAPFVKDAAFEAIDQGIKIVYILTEHVPFHDTMEIVHEASHRGITVLGPNGPGITVPGQCKIGIMPNQIFRSGDVAVASRSGTLTYEIVYSITHAGFGESVVIGLGGDPVVGLTFVDVLKMFEKDEATKKIVLVGEIGGNNEERAAEYIKAHVSKKVVAYITGRSAPPGKRMGHAGAIIEKGVGTAESKIKAFESAGVPVAEYPVNVPDLLK from the coding sequence ATGAGCGTTTTAGTCAATAAAGACACAAGGGTAATTGTACAGGGTATTACGGGTCATCAGGGTGCTTTTCATGCAGGGGAGATGTTAAAATTTGGAACCAAACTCGTAGGTGGCACGTCTCCAGGAAAAGGCGGAACTATGTTCCAGAATAATGTTCCAGTTTTCGATTCGGTATCTGATGCGATGTCGCAGCACCCCGATGCTACCATGGTATCTGTTGCTGCCCCATTCGTTAAGGATGCTGCCTTTGAAGCAATAGATCAGGGGATAAAGATCGTCTACATCCTGACCGAGCATGTCCCATTCCATGACACAATGGAGATCGTTCATGAAGCTTCTCACAGAGGGATCACAGTTCTTGGTCCTAACGGTCCAGGTATAACGGTTCCCGGACAGTGTAAGATAGGTATCATGCCAAACCAGATATTCCGGAGTGGCGATGTTGCCGTTGCATCAAGAAGCGGAACGCTAACGTACGAGATAGTTTATTCAATTACCCATGCCGGTTTTGGAGAGAGTGTTGTTATAGGTCTGGGTGGAGATCCTGTTGTAGGGCTAACCTTTGTTGATGTCCTGAAGATGTTTGAGAAGGATGAGGCTACAAAGAAAATTGTGCTAGTAGGAGAGATAGGCGGAAACAATGAAGAACGGGCAGCCGAGTATATAAAAGCACATGTGAGTAAAAAGGTTGTAGCGTATATCACGGGTAGGAGTGCGCCTCCAGGAAAGAGGATGGGGCATGCAGGAGCGATAATAGAGAAAGGCGTAGGCACAGCAGAATCAAAGATCAAAGCCTTCGAAAGTGCAGGTGTGCCGGTTGCAGAGTATCCTGTGAACGTCCCTGATCTTCTGAAGTGA